In one window of Fusobacteria bacterium ZRK30 DNA:
- a CDS encoding cobyrinate a,c-diamide synthase, translated as MKKILIAGTSSGAGKTTISTAIMGALEGVSPFKAGPDYIDPKFHEFITKNPSNNLDLFMMGEDAVKYIFSKNTKNISVVEGVMGLYDGLNHELDNYSSAHLSRVLDIPVILVVSGKGTSTSIAATVLGFKNLDPRVKIRGVILNNVGSEGLYNLLKEGIERYTEIPCVGYFPKDDRVSIGERHLGLQQASEIEDLNEKIEILKDMARKYIDLDKILEIAEDRNNAQELKNPAEYLKDRFKGKRVGVAKDRAFSFYYSENLKLMEYTGMEIVEFSPTNDPHLPPNLDYIYLGGGYPEIFAKKLYENISMMEDIRKASKKIPIYAECGGFMYLTKGIKQLDGDLDPMCGLLDIKVEMKSRLNIRRFGYVDYESKDGITGRCHEFHYSDLYDICEKDLYFELKKKNGRMWSCGYEKDKIIAGYPHIHFYGNLEIFVKLFDR; from the coding sequence ATGAAAAAAATACTTATAGCAGGAACATCTAGTGGAGCCGGGAAAACAACAATCAGTACAGCTATAATGGGTGCTTTAGAAGGGGTATCGCCATTTAAGGCAGGGCCTGATTATATCGATCCAAAATTTCATGAATTTATAACTAAAAATCCATCCAATAACTTAGACCTTTTTATGATGGGTGAAGATGCAGTAAAATATATTTTTTCTAAAAATACTAAAAATATCAGTGTGGTAGAGGGGGTTATGGGCCTTTATGATGGTTTGAACCATGAGCTGGATAACTACAGTAGTGCCCATCTGTCTCGTGTCTTGGACATCCCTGTAATATTAGTGGTAAGCGGAAAGGGAACTTCTACAAGTATTGCAGCTACAGTACTAGGATTTAAAAATCTCGATCCCAGAGTAAAGATAAGGGGAGTTATATTAAATAATGTTGGCAGCGAAGGACTGTATAATCTATTGAAAGAAGGGATAGAGAGATACACCGAAATACCATGTGTAGGATATTTCCCAAAGGATGACAGAGTCTCTATAGGTGAACGTCATCTTGGTTTACAGCAGGCCAGCGAGATAGAGGACTTAAATGAAAAGATAGAGATATTAAAGGATATGGCAAGAAAATATATAGATCTAGATAAGATATTAGAGATTGCAGAAGATAGAAATAATGCCCAAGAACTTAAAAATCCGGCAGAATATCTAAAAGACAGGTTTAAGGGAAAGAGGGTAGGAGTCGCAAAAGACAGAGCATTTTCATTTTATTATTCTGAAAACTTAAAACTTATGGAATATACAGGAATGGAGATAGTAGAATTTTCTCCTACAAATGACCCTCATCTGCCTCCTAATCTGGATTATATATATTTAGGTGGAGGATACCCAGAGATATTTGCAAAAAAATTATATGAAAATATCTCTATGATGGAGGATATAAGGAAGGCTTCTAAGAAGATACCTATCTATGCTGAGTGTGGAGGCTTCATGTATCTTACAAAGGGAATAAAGCAGTTAGATGGCGACTTAGACCCTATGTGCGGATTGCTGGATATAAAGGTAGAGATGAAATCCAGACTGAATATTAGGCGGTTTGGATATGTGGATTATGAGAGTAAAGATGGAATAACCGGAAGATGCCATGAATTCCACTATTCAGACCTATATGATATATGTGAAAAAGATCTATATTTTGAATTGAAGAAAAAGAATGGGAGGATGTGGTCGTGCGGCTATGAGAAAGATAAGATCATTGCAGGATACCCGCATATCCATTTCTATGGAAATTTAGAAATATTTGTAAAATTATTTGATAGATAA
- a CDS encoding M48 family metallopeptidase translates to MKKLMLLFSLIFIISCSNVPVTERNQLMLVDESDIIVSSEKQYQDFLNENKPLNNKNSELVKKVGGNISAAVELYFKEKGQEDLLHGYNWKFNLVEGKEVNAWCMPGGKVAFYTGILPITEDELGVAVVMGHEVAHAVARHGSERLSHQMAVQTGANLLNLGLSNVEIPIPSDLALQAYGVGTNLGILSYSRKHELEADRLGLIFMAMAGYDPKEAIEFWKRMSKLSKNEGNEFLSTHPSHEHRIADIERYLPEAMTYYKK, encoded by the coding sequence ATGAAAAAATTAATGTTATTATTTAGTTTAATATTTATAATATCATGCAGTAATGTTCCTGTTACAGAGAGAAATCAATTGATGCTGGTAGATGAAAGTGATATCATTGTATCTAGCGAAAAACAGTATCAGGACTTTCTAAATGAAAACAAGCCTTTAAATAATAAAAACTCTGAATTAGTAAAAAAAGTTGGAGGAAATATCTCGGCAGCTGTAGAGTTATACTTTAAAGAGAAAGGACAGGAAGATCTCCTTCATGGATATAACTGGAAATTTAACCTGGTTGAGGGGAAAGAGGTAAATGCCTGGTGTATGCCTGGAGGAAAAGTTGCTTTTTATACTGGAATTTTACCTATAACAGAAGATGAACTTGGTGTAGCAGTGGTTATGGGTCATGAAGTAGCCCATGCAGTGGCCAGACATGGTTCTGAAAGGCTGAGTCATCAAATGGCTGTACAAACAGGTGCCAACCTTTTAAATTTAGGGCTGTCCAATGTAGAAATACCAATTCCAAGTGATTTGGCACTTCAGGCATATGGAGTAGGAACTAACCTGGGTATCTTGAGTTACTCTAGAAAACATGAATTAGAAGCAGACAGGCTGGGGCTGATCTTTATGGCTATGGCAGGGTATGATCCTAAGGAAGCTATAGAATTTTGGAAAAGAATGTCAAAACTCAGTAAGAATGAAGGGAATGAATTCTTGAGTACTCACCCATCCCATGAGCACAGGATAGCAGATATTGAGAGATATCTCCCGGAAGCTATGACTTATTATAAGAAATAA
- a CDS encoding SMI1/KNR4 family protein, translated as MNIAKKYINGLLEAYSTNGQEEERKSFSNLINGACQSDLDNLKILYPSVPNSLIELLKFVDGTYHKKYKGEIVLFYFLGSDLYEYPYYLLSTKEIIENKHKAFKYYADYIDRLYDEDDVIVDNKITKNSKEMNWLHFSDCMNNGGTSQLFIDFSPSASGINGQIVRFLHDPDEIEVIANSFDEYLQKLMDCGYNFIH; from the coding sequence ATGAATATAGCTAAAAAGTATATTAATGGTCTGCTAGAGGCATACAGTACTAACGGGCAAGAAGAGGAAAGGAAGAGTTTTTCTAATTTAATAAATGGTGCTTGTCAATCAGATTTAGACAACCTGAAAATACTATATCCAAGTGTTCCAAATTCACTTATTGAACTTCTTAAGTTTGTAGATGGAACGTACCATAAAAAATATAAAGGTGAAATAGTGTTGTTTTATTTTTTAGGTTCAGATCTTTACGAATATCCATACTATTTACTATCCACGAAAGAAATAATTGAAAACAAACATAAAGCCTTTAAATATTATGCTGATTATATTGATCGTCTGTATGATGAGGATGATGTCATAGTAGACAATAAAATTACAAAAAATTCCAAAGAAATGAATTGGCTGCACTTCTCAGATTGTATGAATAATGGTGGAACTTCACAACTTTTTATAGACTTTTCACCCTCGGCAAGTGGTATTAATGGGCAAATCGTAAGATTTTTACACGACCCAGACGAAATTGAAGTAATAGCAAATAGTTTTGACGAATACCTTCAAAAACTAATGGATTGTGGTTATAACTTTATACACTAG
- a CDS encoding YwqG family protein — protein sequence MKEEQCLIAQNIAYDLLEEKKYHSAIDVLLLILKEFPQKEIQVLYEGQLVFNYLGFSFMEIGDFENAEKAFELSLKNEEFVGDIYVYLTRINMFLRPVSSFGGRDYKKALAYIRKALALFGNQKYRNINLFSAYNENKVLGIYFETLYFGFKAKELKDIDVEIMSLLRDMMLLNFNEFNIFTHMSYFLRYGFGENDFSEEVNKINFESIEPRVYHDLVHKIVDITYYKEEIKFYYNFSEYRGTAFKELKCNFVTIKEKLDSLKEMEGFTYIYKLVSKYMVKNSIEFYKERCPISKQIYYIAVFSNNRENIGDKELIYKTIHFYKLEKIIEHFFKYNEIYEIDNWITLEENQFKVFKMVKEFILDEIMEGTKKKYNKIILNSENCDIYTSKVGGEPYMPLGVTYPLNTIDGKPLALLAQINFEEMPSLEGFPTKGILQFFIPSNPDLYEIDCGELKIIFHENIKYNCEQQILVKTEKKDRCIFRPLPCRPEYKIYFEEKTRGLLPYDCRFNQLLKENCKRNFGIQIEDIYDLRDILGLDPDEIYDWFPREHCIEGIPIFYEFDPREYDIQDKDKEILLLQLDSDCSKSLENYLWEDGGCINFFISPNDLLNKNFDDVLCEWNPGM from the coding sequence ATGAAAGAAGAACAATGTTTAATAGCACAAAATATAGCTTACGACTTACTAGAAGAAAAGAAATATCATTCTGCAATAGATGTATTATTACTAATATTAAAAGAATTTCCTCAAAAAGAAATCCAAGTTTTATATGAAGGTCAGCTTGTTTTTAATTACTTAGGTTTTTCATTTATGGAGATAGGGGATTTTGAAAATGCTGAAAAAGCATTTGAACTTTCATTAAAAAACGAAGAATTTGTGGGAGACATTTATGTTTATTTAACAAGAATTAATATGTTTTTAAGACCTGTATCCTCATTTGGAGGTAGAGACTATAAAAAAGCCTTAGCTTATATAAGAAAAGCATTAGCCCTTTTCGGGAATCAGAAGTATAGAAATATCAATTTATTTTCAGCCTATAACGAAAATAAGGTGTTAGGAATTTATTTTGAAACACTTTATTTTGGATTCAAAGCAAAAGAATTAAAAGATATAGATGTTGAAATAATGAGCTTATTAAGAGATATGATGCTATTAAATTTTAATGAATTTAACATATTTACTCATATGAGCTATTTTCTACGTTATGGATTTGGAGAAAATGATTTTTCAGAAGAAGTTAATAAAATAAATTTTGAAAGTATTGAACCTCGAGTATATCATGATTTGGTACATAAAATTGTAGATATTACTTACTATAAGGAGGAGATTAAATTCTACTATAACTTCTCTGAGTATAGGGGGACTGCGTTTAAGGAATTAAAATGTAATTTTGTAACAATTAAAGAAAAACTAGATTCTTTAAAAGAAATGGAAGGCTTTACCTATATATATAAACTTGTAAGTAAATATATGGTTAAAAATTCAATAGAATTCTATAAAGAAAGATGTCCTATTTCTAAGCAAATTTATTATATTGCTGTTTTCTCAAATAATCGAGAAAATATTGGGGATAAAGAACTCATCTATAAAACTATACACTTCTATAAGTTAGAAAAAATTATTGAACATTTTTTTAAATATAATGAAATATATGAGATTGATAATTGGATCACTTTAGAAGAAAATCAATTTAAGGTATTTAAAATGGTAAAAGAATTTATTCTCGATGAAATAATGGAAGGAACTAAGAAAAAATATAATAAAATCATACTAAATAGTGAAAATTGTGATATTTACACATCAAAAGTAGGTGGGGAACCATATATGCCATTGGGAGTTACATATCCATTGAATACAATAGATGGAAAGCCTCTAGCTTTACTTGCACAAATTAATTTTGAAGAGATGCCATCTTTAGAAGGATTTCCAACAAAAGGTATTTTGCAATTTTTTATACCTTCCAATCCTGATTTATATGAAATAGATTGTGGAGAATTAAAAATTATATTTCATGAAAATATAAAATATAATTGTGAACAACAGATTTTAGTGAAGACTGAAAAAAAAGATCGTTGTATTTTCCGCCCACTACCTTGCAGACCAGAATATAAAATATATTTTGAAGAAAAAACGAGAGGGCTCTTACCATATGATTGTAGATTTAATCAACTCTTAAAGGAAAACTGTAAAAGAAATTTTGGAATACAAATTGAAGATATCTACGATTTAAGAGATATATTAGGTCTTGATCCTGATGAGATCTATGATTGGTTTCCAAGAGAACATTGTATAGAAGGAATTCCTATATTTTATGAATTTGATCCAAGAGAATATGATATACAAGATAAAGATAAGGAAATATTATTACTACAATTAGATAGTGATTGCAGTAAATCTTTAGAGAATTATTTGTGGGAAGATGGAGGCTGTATTAACTTTTTTATATCACCTAATGATTTATTAAATAAAAATTTTGATGATGTTCTTTGTGAATGGAATCCTGGAATGTAG
- a CDS encoding ankyrin repeat domain-containing protein: MNFFKDFIKTEKEERKNYPIEKIILTTNIGNLKDLKERINAKNIIGKILEVVGDCYTPLGYAIKVENLTSVEYFLEIDPLFYHRGNFNLEKECKNLKNINIIKLLVEKGVDFNVFHYPIKKHELPGYLNLKYSNDDMRDATIGFYSQILLNNEMNYKFEFLQELDAVGIRSSHKDFFTPAEACMIGNNYISVIKKILENSSEPPEELFHLFLDTDNSDQSKVINLIKYFVDERGVVLEESNPMSERLSLILRIFNSYSKNSEIMFEAIQRMKSFDGFEKQICSVLNEKQIAALKGFNVPNEIRFFTLKNYNDILNCLKNLKKLDRTVLDHLVFNDFRLKEKITLIDTFIQMGGDINVMYEPAPSDSSNVNLLYALAYGEIEKREKLIQHLLEKGAKVQCNGYSALLPAIHNYNLFLIKLLLDAGADPNYQDPTGNLIIEGLFSWNTHVFTPHERQEVINLLLTAGLEIDKIYSFKNGEYSVLERLFLIKNTEESLTYLLNNNIGDFSKGGIPLLSLLSKTFTLENKIKIIDLNPNYRFYDQEHDTNLSLLDINMVYNVPEGESLINYILEKYPKVKLSYIEKKCYLPTKSLNFSTYEKLMTDNSHLIKKRYQFNNPDDIRRFNMSTMFVKSMNYIDMYKKGGKKIDEIVSILDLYVSLGDDINIRSVGDNSSSILQPISFIMTETNQIELKIFDCLYRNGFDVERLEGRHNETPLLELHRWNIIDYNPIAEDVYVSILDFFWEKAPFDLSIRSGVEDNLLLAYSKACSAKVVEWILQKGDNINAIGGFDNSPALHKAISNHDIISPMVRAQTVEVLIKYGADIEQFCNADHFTPLMSAVYYGAKECVKVLLKAGANINALCGQGLTIPQLAVVSNKSYDAPTPANFQSIQSNILKILVEHGAELNYPSLKNSSLTTKESPPLHWAVLKNKKEIFETLIQLGADINLQNIHGNTPLKMAVSYGETYFIERLLKLNSDIEVVNKRGQNVLDSCIFRANEDEGILLYKHFRGLGLQVVNQKDGFNLLQDASSRMRTSFLDILSKDMDINSSDDYGYTPLLWALSSDIECTIHERLVCVNKIISLGGNVESTDNQGKTPLIWAAYLKSTEIVDSLIRSGASIELSISAALEFNMDEDVLEVLTELKKYTNSNNKLFS, encoded by the coding sequence ATGAATTTTTTTAAAGACTTTATAAAAACAGAGAAAGAAGAAAGAAAGAACTATCCAATTGAAAAAATTATTTTGACAACAAACATTGGAAATTTAAAAGACCTTAAGGAAAGAATAAATGCAAAAAATATAATTGGGAAAATTTTAGAAGTTGTAGGAGATTGCTATACTCCTTTAGGATATGCAATTAAAGTGGAAAACCTTACAAGTGTCGAATATTTTTTAGAAATTGACCCACTTTTTTATCATCGAGGAAACTTTAATCTAGAAAAAGAATGTAAAAATCTAAAAAATATCAATATTATAAAATTGTTAGTGGAAAAAGGAGTAGATTTCAATGTGTTTCACTATCCTATAAAAAAGCATGAATTACCTGGATATCTTAACCTTAAATATTCAAATGATGACATGAGGGATGCTACAATAGGATTTTATTCACAAATCCTATTAAATAATGAAATGAATTATAAATTTGAATTCTTACAAGAACTAGATGCAGTGGGGATTAGAAGTAGTCATAAGGATTTCTTTACTCCAGCAGAGGCTTGCATGATTGGTAATAATTACATAAGCGTAATAAAAAAAATATTAGAAAATTCCTCAGAACCTCCAGAAGAACTTTTTCATTTGTTTTTAGATACAGACAATTCTGATCAATCTAAAGTGATCAACCTAATTAAATATTTTGTAGATGAAAGGGGTGTCGTCCTTGAAGAATCTAACCCTATGAGTGAACGTCTATCTTTGATTTTAAGAATTTTTAACTCTTACAGTAAAAATTCTGAAATAATGTTTGAAGCAATTCAAAGGATGAAATCTTTTGATGGCTTTGAAAAACAAATATGTTCTGTTTTAAACGAAAAACAAATTGCTGCCCTTAAAGGATTTAATGTTCCTAATGAGATAAGATTTTTTACATTAAAAAATTACAATGATATTTTAAATTGTTTAAAAAATTTAAAAAAATTAGATAGAACAGTTCTAGACCATTTAGTTTTTAATGACTTTAGGCTCAAAGAAAAAATAACTTTGATTGATACGTTCATTCAAATGGGTGGTGACATAAATGTTATGTATGAGCCTGCTCCTTCTGACTCATCTAATGTCAACCTTTTATATGCGTTAGCATATGGGGAAATAGAAAAAAGAGAGAAACTTATCCAGCACCTTTTAGAGAAAGGGGCAAAGGTCCAATGTAATGGTTATAGTGCTTTATTACCAGCAATCCATAATTACAATTTATTTTTAATAAAACTATTATTAGATGCAGGAGCAGATCCAAATTACCAAGATCCAACTGGAAACCTTATTATTGAAGGGTTATTTTCATGGAATACCCATGTATTCACACCTCATGAACGACAAGAAGTAATAAATTTACTTTTAACTGCAGGTTTAGAAATAGATAAAATTTATTCTTTTAAAAACGGAGAATACAGCGTACTAGAAAGACTTTTTCTAATAAAGAACACTGAAGAATCATTAACATACCTTCTCAATAATAATATTGGTGATTTTTCAAAAGGAGGAATCCCTCTCCTTAGTCTTTTAAGCAAGACCTTTACTCTGGAAAATAAAATAAAAATCATAGATCTTAACCCAAATTACAGATTTTATGATCAGGAACACGACACGAATCTGTCATTACTAGATATAAACATGGTCTACAACGTGCCAGAGGGTGAATCTCTTATTAATTATATATTAGAAAAGTATCCCAAAGTAAAGTTGAGTTACATAGAAAAAAAATGTTATCTACCTACAAAAAGCCTCAATTTTTCAACTTATGAAAAATTAATGACTGATAATTCACATTTAATAAAGAAAAGGTACCAATTTAATAACCCAGACGATATTAGACGCTTTAATATGAGCACTATGTTTGTTAAATCTATGAACTATATAGATATGTATAAAAAAGGTGGAAAGAAAATTGATGAGATTGTATCTATTTTAGACCTATACGTAAGTCTTGGTGATGATATTAATATTCGTTCGGTTGGGGATAATAGTAGTTCAATATTACAACCAATATCATTTATAATGACTGAGACTAATCAGATTGAGTTAAAGATCTTCGACTGCCTCTATCGAAATGGTTTTGATGTAGAGCGATTGGAAGGACGTCACAATGAAACGCCCCTACTAGAACTTCACAGGTGGAATATTATAGATTATAACCCCATAGCTGAAGATGTCTATGTTAGTATCTTAGATTTTTTTTGGGAGAAGGCTCCTTTTGATCTTAGTATCAGAAGTGGGGTTGAGGACAACTTATTACTTGCTTACTCAAAAGCATGTTCAGCAAAAGTCGTCGAGTGGATATTACAAAAAGGCGATAATATTAATGCAATAGGTGGTTTTGATAATTCCCCAGCGCTTCATAAAGCAATTTCTAATCACGATATAATCTCCCCAATGGTAAGAGCTCAAACTGTGGAAGTACTAATTAAATATGGAGCTGATATAGAACAATTTTGTAATGCAGATCACTTCACACCATTGATGTCAGCAGTATACTACGGTGCTAAGGAGTGTGTAAAAGTTTTATTAAAGGCAGGTGCTAATATTAATGCTCTCTGTGGTCAGGGGTTAACAATCCCTCAATTAGCAGTTGTAAGCAATAAATCTTATGATGCTCCTACCCCTGCTAATTTTCAAAGTATTCAATCTAATATCCTAAAAATATTAGTAGAACATGGGGCTGAACTAAATTATCCAAGCCTAAAAAATAGCTCTTTAACTACAAAGGAAAGCCCACCTCTTCACTGGGCTGTCTTAAAAAATAAAAAAGAAATTTTTGAAACATTAATTCAATTAGGGGCAGACATTAACCTTCAAAATATTCATGGGAACACCCCTTTAAAAATGGCAGTTTCTTATGGGGAGACTTATTTTATAGAAAGACTCCTAAAGCTCAATTCTGATATAGAAGTGGTAAATAAAAGAGGTCAAAATGTTTTAGATTCTTGTATCTTCAGAGCTAATGAAGATGAAGGAATCCTCCTTTACAAACACTTTAGGGGTCTCGGACTTCAGGTCGTAAATCAGAAAGATGGTTTTAATCTACTTCAGGATGCTTCTTCTCGTATGAGGACTTCTTTCTTAGATATATTGAGTAAAGATATGGATATAAACAGCTCTGATGATTATGGTTATACTCCACTATTATGGGCTCTGTCATCAGATATAGAGTGTACCATCCATGAGAGATTAGTTTGTGTAAATAAGATAATTTCTCTAGGTGGAAATGTTGAATCCACAGATAATCAGGGGAAAACTCCTTTAATCTGGGCAGCTTATCTTAAGTCTACTGAGATAGTTGACAGCTTAATTAGGTCAGGAGCATCTATTGAATTGTCTATCTCAGCAGCATTAGAATTTAATATGGATGAAGACGTTTTAGAAGTTTTGACTGAGTTAAAAAAATATACAAATTCAAATAATAAGTTATTTTCTTAA
- a CDS encoding DMT family transporter: MEERKSKIGGLAIVLAASLWGLDGIVLTPRLYNLDTKFVVFMLHLLPFIGMNFIFYKEYRALKKFTKYDYIFMTLVALFGGVIGTLSIVKALFLLNFQHLTIVTLLQKLQPVFAIVLARFILKEKIARKFVVWAMLALTAGYFLTFEFNNPFSIEHQNMLEASMYAIVAAFAFGSSTVFGKRMVSTITHKQTLFFRYGLTTLILAVVNVLSNNLGQFSKITTLNWQIFIIIGLTSGSGAAFIYYYGLRHVKANVATICELSFPISSILFDYLFNGSILSPFQWVSMSIMVFSIIKITKLKTN, from the coding sequence ATGGAAGAAAGAAAGAGCAAGATAGGTGGGTTGGCAATAGTTTTAGCTGCGAGTTTATGGGGGTTAGACGGGATAGTTCTGACACCTCGTCTATATAATCTAGATACAAAATTTGTGGTATTTATGCTTCACCTGCTGCCGTTTATAGGGATGAACTTTATATTTTATAAGGAATACAGAGCTTTAAAAAAGTTTACTAAATATGACTATATATTTATGACATTAGTTGCACTCTTTGGAGGAGTCATTGGGACACTATCCATTGTAAAAGCACTATTTTTATTAAATTTTCAGCATCTGACAATAGTAACACTTCTACAAAAATTACAACCGGTATTTGCCATTGTTTTAGCTAGATTTATCCTCAAAGAAAAGATTGCCAGAAAATTTGTGGTATGGGCAATGCTAGCTTTAACAGCCGGATATTTTTTAACTTTTGAATTTAATAATCCGTTTTCTATTGAGCACCAAAATATGCTGGAAGCATCTATGTATGCCATAGTTGCAGCTTTTGCCTTTGGTAGTTCTACAGTCTTTGGAAAGAGAATGGTTTCTACAATTACACATAAACAGACATTGTTCTTCAGGTACGGGCTTACAACACTAATTCTTGCAGTTGTAAATGTTTTAAGTAACAATCTGGGTCAGTTTTCGAAAATAACTACCCTTAACTGGCAGATATTTATAATTATTGGATTGACCAGCGGAAGTGGAGCAGCATTTATATACTATTATGGATTGAGACATGTAAAGGCGAATGTAGCTACAATTTGTGAACTTTCATTTCCAATTTCAAGTATCTTATTTGACTATCTTTTCAATGGAAGTATCCTATCTCCGTTTCAATGGGTAAGTATGAGTATTATGGTTTTTTCTATAATTAAAATAACAAAGTTAAAAACAAATTAA
- a CDS encoding ankyrin repeat domain-containing protein, with translation MYKIGHLGNYENVPQIVEYIFNKDIEKLEEEYRKEWNINKEITLCKYITTTPLEIAIQTNNEKVTLWLVEKGVNVKTKEGDWGTVISNVARYSSSKICELFIKNGALENLTKRQCVRIYADIFYGEKFKNIDVFEKYGITVKKYGNDCLRNAISDRNKKIAQMFLDYGADINFNEPEMVYTNGETPVMIATRKNYIELVKWLVENGADITIKDKYGQRPYTLAVLNKYQELTTYIKSLEPKEFHNEEARKNKIKKFKLSKDIVEFFNKENLKIEFSKESESKYIEFYKLEDTFEMIWKRKKYLSLVMELENYELDFLWESKNKNIYILDAEYEEITKIGDWNYFIKNCEEIISKFINGDI, from the coding sequence ATGTATAAAATAGGTCATCTTGGCAATTATGAAAACGTTCCTCAAATAGTAGAATATATTTTTAATAAAGATATTGAAAAATTAGAAGAAGAGTATAGAAAAGAATGGAATATAAATAAAGAAATAACATTATGTAAATATATAACAACAACACCTTTAGAGATAGCAATTCAAACTAATAATGAAAAAGTAACATTATGGCTTGTAGAAAAAGGCGTAAATGTAAAAACTAAAGAAGGTGATTGGGGAACGGTAATTTCAAATGTTGCTCGTTACTCTTCTTCAAAAATTTGTGAGTTATTTATAAAAAATGGAGCATTGGAAAATTTAACAAAAAGACAATGCGTGAGAATTTATGCGGATATCTTTTATGGGGAAAAGTTCAAGAATATAGATGTTTTTGAGAAATATGGAATAACAGTTAAAAAATATGGGAATGATTGTTTAAGAAATGCTATTTCCGACAGAAATAAAAAAATAGCTCAAATGTTTTTAGATTACGGAGCAGACATAAATTTTAATGAGCCTGAAATGGTATATACAAATGGAGAAACACCAGTTATGATAGCAACAAGAAAGAATTATATTGAATTAGTAAAGTGGCTTGTAGAAAATGGAGCTGATATAACTATTAAAGATAAATATGGACAAAGACCTTATACACTAGCAGTATTAAATAAATATCAAGAATTAACAACCTATATTAAAAGTTTAGAACCAAAAGAATTTCACAATGAAGAAGCGAGAAAAAATAAGATAAAGAAATTCAAACTTTCTAAAGATATAGTGGAATTTTTTAACAAGGAAAATCTTAAAATAGAGTTTTCAAAAGAGAGTGAAAGTAAGTATATAGAGTTTTACAAACTGGAAGATACTTTTGAGATGATATGGAAAAGAAAAAAATATTTGTCTTTGGTTATGGAACTAGAAAACTATGAGCTAGACTTTTTATGGGAGTCAAAAAATAAAAATATTTATATATTAGATGCAGAGTATGAAGAAATAACTAAGATTGGAGATTGGAATTATTTTATAAAAAATTGTGAGGAGATAATAAGTAAATTTATAAATGGAGATATTTAG
- a CDS encoding SMI1/KNR4 family protein encodes MKGFFKFDSVGSKKCYLKLSYKNHRNFSQHNLKLPQSYIKLMKKQNGGIPFNCIFPTSKPTSWADDHIEITSIFGIGRDKRYSILGGKLMSDEWGYPNIGVAICDCPSGGHDLVFLDYRECGKYGEPKVVHVDQENDYKITVLSNTFEEFICGLINERERID; translated from the coding sequence ATTAAGGGGTTCTTTAAATTTGACAGTGTAGGAAGTAAAAAGTGCTACCTAAAGCTTAGTTATAAAAATCATAGAAACTTTAGTCAACATAATCTTAAACTTCCACAATCATATATAAAACTAATGAAAAAACAAAATGGAGGAATTCCTTTTAATTGTATCTTCCCAACAAGCAAACCTACTTCATGGGCAGACGATCATATAGAAATTACTTCTATTTTTGGAATAGGAAGGGATAAAAGATATTCAATTTTAGGTGGTAAATTGATGAGTGATGAGTGGGGATATCCTAATATAGGCGTAGCAATTTGTGATTGTCCATCTGGTGGACATGATCTGGTCTTTTTAGATTATAGAGAATGCGGGAAGTATGGAGAACCCAAAGTTGTACATGTAGATCAAGAAAATGACTATAAAATTACTGTTCTTTCAAATACTTTTGAAGAATTTATTTGTGGACTGATAAATGAAAGAGAGAGAATAGACTAG